In a single window of the Zonotrichia albicollis isolate bZonAlb1 chromosome 23, bZonAlb1.hap1, whole genome shotgun sequence genome:
- the LOC141731452 gene encoding gasdermin-A3-like: MRAGGYHVFCVRCRDPASLRQCFGSDVERLVQLTSFLQRPYAFCCGVRFVVAGKSVCSGESGVRGSARSTGSKFSAVCVAAPTPNCGMANNTQQYLEALTRERKINMDHSFIRQLQRTGIRLYVVSETLEASEEAVYEESTKADGGFMAKFYATLSAKGTRERNQGIVIPKGCTLAFRTILLHIRDGAWDLVYFQDEDEDHVVEDRQGYADDEKLEEVRTEVKKSCRIFSKLSPDLLLIILNTIKAVMTDENLLQELSQKMEEVLEENDGYELKTESPDLKELFSTLQQSPRHRLLQLAEGITYVLDALQELMEHQLLLLLESLERKIVSQQLKLVENLLKYDLEYEMEPFSVKARLLSFQHEEDQKLTIALVELSGVHLQEDGSAIPRDQPFESVAALFAALYALKLLSGSK, encoded by the exons ATGAGGGCAGGTGGCTACCACGTGTTTTGCGTCCGCTGTCGGGATCCCGCCTCTCTTCGCCAGTGCTTTGGCTCCGATGTGGAGCGACTTGTGCAGCTGACGAGCTTCCTGCAACGTCCATACGCCTTTTGCTGCGGCGTCCGCTTTGTCGTTGCCG GTAAGTCGGTCTGCTCGGGCGAATCCGGCGTTCGCGGTTCCGCGCGCTCGACCGGGTCAAAGTTCTCCGCGGTCTGTGTCGCCGCACCCACCCCCAACTGCGGCATGGCTAATAA tacacaGCAATACCTGGAGGCACTGACAAGAGAAAG gAAAATCAACATGGATCACTCCTTCATCCGTCAGCTCCAGAGAACTGGCATCAGGCTGTACGTGGTCAGTGAAACCCTCGAGGCCTCGGAGGAGGCCGTGTACGAGGAATCCACCAAGGCAGACGGGGGCTTCATGGCCAAATTTTATGCCACACTTTCTGCAAAG GGCACCAGAGAGCGCAACCAAGGTATAGTGATACCCAAGGGCTGCACGCTGGCCTTCAGGACCATCCTACTGCATATTAGAGATGGAGCATGGG ATCTGGTATATTTCCAAGACGAAGATGAAGATCATGTAGTTGAGGACAGGCAAGGTTATGCAGATGATG AAAAATTAGAAGAAGTGAGGACAGAAGTTAAAAAGTCCTGCCGAATTTTCTCTAAGTTGTCTCCTGACCTCCTGCTCATCATCTTAAACACCATCAAAGCTGTGATGACAGATGAAAACCTCCTTCAAGAGCTCAGCCAGAAA ATGGAAGAAGTTCTTGAGGAAAATGATGGTTATGAGCTGAAAACCGAGAGCCCAGACTTAAAAGAACTCTTCAGCACCTTACAGCAATCCCCAAGACATCGTCTCCTTCAGCTGGCAGAAGGAATCACCTACGTCCTTGATGCTTTGCAGG AGTTAATGgagcatcagctgctgctgctgctggaatccTTGGAAAGGAAGATCGTGTCCCAACAGCTGAAACTG GTTGAAAACCTACTGAAATATGACCTGGAATATGAGATGGAGCCTTTTTCTGtgaaggccaggctgctctctTTCCAACACGAGGAGGACCAGAAGTTAACCATTGCCCTAGTGGAGCTGAGTGGAGTGCACCTCCAGGAAGATGGATCAGCTATCCCAAGGGATCAACCCTTTGAGTCCGTGGCAGCCCTGTTTGCGGCCCTGTATGCCCTCAAACTCCTGAGTGGTTCCAAGTAG